The genomic stretch CTGGTGAGGGTCGTCCTGATAGCGTTGTAGCTCGCGAATCTCTGTCAGTGACAGATCAAGGATTCGACAGTGACGGATAAAGGCAAGCCGCTCACCATGCTTCTCGTTATAAATGCGGTAACCATTCTGCTGGCGGTCTGGCAGCGGCAACAGGCCCTGTTTTTCATAGAAGCGGATCGTCTGCGTGTCGATACCCGCTATCTGGGCTAACTGACCAATGCGCATCAGGCTTACTCCTTAACGGATCATCTGTCCTATTGACCTTATAGTGACTATATAGTTTTAAATGATGACAAACTATGTTGGCTAACTGGAGCCGTACCGTGCGTAAAACCGGTGGAGGCCCATGTGGCTGCGACGCAACGTCTGCAACGGATACCGATATGCCGGTCTTCTCCGAAGCGTCAGGGAAGTATGTCAGTGTGTATGCCGTGCCGAAGATGGATTGTCCTTCAGAAGAACGGATGATCCGCTTGGCGCTGAATGGCTTTGATGAGATTCAAACGCTGTCATTTGACTTGTCGAACCGCCGGTTGGAGGTCTTGCATGATGGTGAGGCTGAGCCCATTACCGCGAAACTGGCAACCTTGGGGCTAGGTGCTT from Halomonas meridiana encodes the following:
- the cadR gene encoding Cd(II)/Pb(II)-responsive transcriptional regulator — translated: MRIGQLAQIAGIDTQTIRFYEKQGLLPLPDRQQNGYRIYNEKHGERLAFIRHCRILDLSLTEIRELQRYQDDPHQPCTAVNAMLDEHISHVQSQITALQTLEKHLVSLRACCNDDREIEACGVLAGISEGNMYSQ